In a single window of the Cygnus olor isolate bCygOlo1 chromosome 5, bCygOlo1.pri.v2, whole genome shotgun sequence genome:
- the PSMC6 gene encoding 26S proteasome regulatory subunit 10B — MALPGIPYERRLLIMADPRDKALQDYRKKLLEHKEIDGRLKELREQLKELTKQYEKSENDLKALQSVGQIVGEVLKQLTEEKFIVKATNGPRYVVGCRRQLDKSKLKPGTRVALDMTTLTIMRYLPREVDPLVYNMSHEDPGDVSYSEIGGLSEQIRELREVIELPLTNPELFQRVGIIPPKGCLLYGPPGTGKTLLARAVASQLDCNFLKVVSSSIVDKYIGESARLIREMFNYARDHQPCIIFMDEIDAIGGRRFSEGTSADREIQRTLMELLNQMDGFDTLHRVKMIMATNRPDTLDPALLRPGRLDRKIHIDLPNEQARLDILKIHAGPITKHGEIDYEAIVKLSDGFNGADLRNVCTEAGMFAIRADHDFVVQEDFMKAVRKVADSKKLESKLDYKPV, encoded by the exons ATGGCCCTTCCCGGCATTCCCTATGAGCGGCGGCTGCTCATCATGGCGGACCCGCGGGACAAGGCGCTGCAGGACTACCGCAAGAAGCTGCTGGAGCACAAGGAGATCGACGGGCGCCTCAAGGAGC tgagggagcagctgaaggagctcACCAAGCAATATGAGAAGTCGGAAAACGATCTCAAGGCATTGCAGAGCGTCGGGCAG attGTTGGTGAGGTGCTTAAACAgctaacagaagagaaat TCATTGTGAAGGCTACAAATGGCCCAAGATACGTGGTTGGCTGTCGCCGTCAG CTTGACAAAAGTAAGCTGAAGCCGGGGACGAGAGTTGCTCTGGATATGACCACTCTGACTATTATGAG ataCTTGCCAAGGGAAGTGGATCCACTGGTGTATAATATGTCTCATGAAGACCCAGGAGATGTTTCGTATTCTGAGATTGGAGGGTTGTCAGAACAAATCAGAGAGCTGCGAGAG GTAATAGAATTGCCGCTTACAAACCCAGAACTGTTCCAGCGTGTGGGAATTATACCTCCAAAAGGCTGCCTGCTCTACGGCCCCCCTG GTACAGGGAAAACACTTTTGGCCAGAGCTGTTGCTAGCCAGCTTGACTGCAACTTTCTAAAG GTGGTGTCAAGTTCAATAGTGGATAAGTACATTGGTGAAAGTGCTCGACTGATCAGAGAGATGTTCAACTACGCCAGAGATCATCAGCCGTGTATCATCTTCATGGATGAGATAGACGCTATTG GTGGCCGCCGTTTTTCTGAAGGCACCTCAGCTGACAGAGAAATTCAGAGGACTCTGATGGAG CTGTTGAATCAGATGGATGGATTTGATACTCTGCACAGAGTTAAAATGATCATGGCTACTAATAGACCAGACACGCTGGATCCTGCGCTTCTGCGGCCTGGAAGGCTGGATAGAAAGATCC ATATTGACCTACCAAATGAACAAGCCAGATTAGATATTTTGAAGATTCACGCGGGTCCTATCACTAAACATGGTGAAATAG ATTATGAAGCAATTGTGAAGCTTTCTGATGGCTTTAATGGAGCAGACTTGAGAAATGTCTGTACCGAAGCAG GTATGTTTGCGATCCGCGCCGATCATGACTTTGTAGTTCAGGAAGACTTCATGAAAGCTGTTAGAAAAGTGGCCGATTCTAAGAAGCTGGAGTCCAAGCTCGACTACAAACCTGTTTAA
- the STYX gene encoding serine/threonine/tyrosine-interacting protein: MELAKPAFPALPQAKEDSEDWTYPMRREMQEILPGLFLGPYSSAMKSKLPILQKHGITHVICIRQNIEANFIKPNFQQLFRYLVLDIADNPVENIIRFFPMTKEFIDGSLQSGGKVLVHGNAGISRSAALVIAYIMETFGVKYRDAFTYVQERRFCINPNAGFVHQLQEYEAIYLAKLTIQMMSPLQLERSLSVPPGTTGSLKRMHEEDEELGTMQVAAAQNG; encoded by the exons ATGGAGCTCGCCAAGCCGGCCTTCCCCGCGCTGCCGCAGGCCAAAGAGGACTCCGAG gattgGACCTATCCCATGAGGAGAGAGATGCAG GAAATTTTACCCGGGTTATTTTTAGGCCCGTATTCTTCAGCTATGAAAAGCAAG ctacCTATACTTCAGAAACATGGAATCACCCATGTAATATGCATACGGCAAAACATTGAAGCAAACTTTATTAAACCAAACTTCCAACAGCTATTTAG GTATTTAGTCCTGGATATTGCAGATAATCCAGTTGAGAATATAATACGATTTTTCCCTATG acTAAAGAATTTATTGATGGAAGTTTACAAAGTGGAG GAAAAGTTCTTGTCCATGGAAACGCAGGGATTTCTAGAAG tgctgccTTAGTTATTGCATACATAATGGAAACATTTGGGGTGAAGTACAG GGATGCATTTACTTATGTTCAAGAAAGAAGATTCTGTATTAATCCTAATGCTGGATTTGTCCACCAACTTCAG gaataTGAAGCCATCTATCTAGCAAAATTAACCATCCAGATGATGTCACCACTGCAGCTGGAGAGATCCCTCTCTGTTCCACCCGGTACTACAG gaAGTTTAAAGCGAATGCACGAAGAGGACGAAGAACTTGGTACCATGCaagtggcagcagcacagaatgGATGA
- the GNPNAT1 gene encoding glucosamine 6-phosphate N-acetyltransferase yields MMPVATVMPDDTPMFDPSILHELDWSENTTTFSPAISPLEPGDGLVMRPLCTADVNRGFFKVLGQLTETGVVSPEQFIKTFEHMKRSGDYYVTVVEDTNLGQIVATATLVIEHKFTHSCAKRGRIEDVVVSGECRGKQLGKLLTSTLTLLSKRLNCYKITLECLPKNVAFYKKFGYSVSEENYMFQRFFN; encoded by the exons ATGATGCCTGTTGCAACCGTGATGCCTGATGACACGCCGATGTTTGACCCGAGTATTCTTCATGAGCTCGACTGGAGCGAGAACACGACGACGTTTTCTCCTGCTATTTCTCCGTTGGAGCCAGGAGACGGCCTAGTAATGAGACCACTTTGCACGGCTGATGTAAATCGAG GTTTTTTCAAGGTTCTGGGTCAGCTGACTGAAACGGGAGTTGTGAGCCCGGAGCAGTTTATCA AAACCTTTGAGCACATGAAGAGATCTGGAGATTACTACGTTACTGTCGTGGAAGATACAAATCTCGGGCAGATTGTTGCTACAGCAACGCTGGTTATAGAACATAAGTTCACTCACTCCTGTGCAAAG AGAGGAAGGATAGAAGACGTAGTAGTAAGCGGGGagtgcagaggaaagcagctcGGTAAGCT ATTAACATCCACTCTTACACTACTAAGTAAGAGACTGAACTGTTACAAAATCACGCTTGAGTGTCTGCCAAAAAATGTGGCTTTCTATAAGAAGTTTGGCTACTCGGTATCTGAAGAAAACTACATGTTTCAACGGTTCTTTAATTAA